One Marinibacterium anthonyi genomic region harbors:
- the mcl1_1 gene encoding Malyl-CoA lyase: MSFRIQPAAPARPNRCQLFGPGSRPAIFEKMAASAADVINLDLEDAVAPSDKEAARANIIKAISDIDWGTKTLSVRINGLDTPYWYRDVVDLLEQAGERLDQIMIPKVGCAADIYAVDALVTAIETAKGRTKKIDFEVIIESAAGIAHVEEIAASSPRLVAMSLGAADFAASMGMQTTGIGGTQEDYYMVHEGARYWSDPWHWAHVAIVAACRTHGVLPVDGPFGDFSDDEGFRAQARRSATLGMVGKWAIHPKQVALSNEVFTPSEKAVTEAREILAAMEEAKAKGEGATVYKGRLVDIASIKQAEVIVRQSEMIANA, from the coding sequence ATGAGCTTTCGCATCCAGCCCGCCGCCCCGGCCCGGCCCAACCGCTGCCAGCTCTTCGGCCCCGGCTCGCGTCCGGCCATCTTCGAGAAGATGGCGGCAAGTGCTGCCGACGTGATCAACCTCGACCTGGAAGACGCGGTGGCGCCCTCGGACAAGGAGGCCGCCCGCGCCAACATCATCAAGGCGATCTCGGACATCGACTGGGGCACCAAGACCCTGTCCGTGCGCATCAACGGGCTTGATACGCCATATTGGTACCGCGACGTGGTCGACCTGCTGGAACAGGCGGGCGAGCGGCTGGACCAGATCATGATCCCCAAGGTGGGCTGCGCCGCCGACATCTACGCCGTCGACGCGCTGGTCACGGCGATCGAAACCGCCAAGGGCCGGACGAAGAAGATCGACTTCGAGGTCATCATCGAATCGGCCGCCGGCATCGCCCATGTCGAGGAAATCGCCGCCTCGTCGCCCCGCCTCGTCGCCATGTCCCTGGGCGCCGCCGATTTCGCCGCCTCGATGGGCATGCAGACCACGGGCATCGGCGGCACGCAGGAAGATTACTACATGGTCCACGAGGGCGCCAGGTACTGGTCCGACCCCTGGCACTGGGCCCACGTCGCCATCGTCGCCGCCTGCCGCACCCACGGCGTGCTGCCCGTGGACGGCCCGTTCGGAGATTTCTCCGACGACGAAGGCTTCCGCGCCCAGGCCCGCCGCTCGGCGACGCTGGGCATGGTCGGCAAATGGGCCATCCACCCCAAGCAGGTGGCGCTGTCGAACGAGGTCTTCACGCCCTCGGAAAAAGCCGTCACCGAGGCGCGCGAGATCCTCGCCGCGATGGAAGAGGCCAAGGCCAAGGGCGAAGGCGCCACGGTCTACAAGGGCCGCCTGGTCGACATCGCCTCGATCAAGCAGGCCGAAGTCATTGTCCGCCAGTCCGAGATGATCGCCAACGCCTGA
- the lrp_2 gene encoding Leucine-responsive regulatory protein: MAKMDDINRRILQILSDDGRISNLELAEKVGLSPSACLRRVQDLEQSGVITGYRAVLDPGALGVGFVAYVGVGLSSHTKEAQEGFERAVARSPEVVECHNITGTIEYLLRVEAADLKDYKSFHTDVLGTLPHVRALTSYVVMGSPKDLRG; this comes from the coding sequence ATGGCGAAGATGGACGACATAAACCGCCGGATATTGCAGATCCTGTCCGACGATGGGCGGATCAGCAACCTGGAACTGGCCGAGAAGGTGGGGCTGTCGCCCTCTGCCTGCCTGCGCCGCGTGCAGGATCTTGAGCAATCCGGCGTGATCACGGGCTACAGGGCGGTGCTGGACCCCGGCGCGCTGGGGGTCGGGTTCGTGGCCTATGTCGGGGTCGGACTGTCGAGCCATACCAAGGAAGCGCAGGAAGGCTTCGAACGGGCGGTGGCGCGGTCGCCGGAAGTGGTGGAATGCCACAACATCACCGGCACGATCGAATACCTGCTGCGGGTCGAGGCCGCCGACCTGAAGGACTACAAAAGCTTTCACACCGACGTTCTGGGCACCCTGCCCCATGTTCGCGCGCTGACCTCCTACGTGGTGATGGGATCACCCAAGGACCTGCGCGGCTGA
- the eamB gene encoding Cysteine/O-acetylserine efflux protein, protein MIAAMTQDLLLALILFAFVSSITPGPNNLMLMASGANFGFRRTVPHMLGVGLGFTLMVLLVGVGLAQVFAAFPVLHQVLKGVSIAYLLYLAWKIAHAAPVAPGAASGRPMTFLQAAAFQWVNPKAWTMAVTATTAYAPGHTVAAMCIVALIFGLVNLPTVSTWTFAGQQLSRFLTSPRRLGMFNWTMAGLLVASLIPVITH, encoded by the coding sequence ATGATTGCGGCCATGACCCAGGATCTGCTGCTTGCCCTCATCCTCTTCGCCTTCGTCTCGTCGATCACGCCGGGGCCGAACAACCTGATGCTCATGGCATCGGGCGCCAATTTCGGGTTCCGCCGGACGGTGCCGCACATGCTGGGCGTGGGGCTGGGGTTTACCCTGATGGTGCTGCTGGTGGGCGTGGGGCTGGCCCAGGTCTTCGCGGCGTTTCCGGTTCTGCACCAGGTGCTCAAGGGGGTCTCCATCGCTTACCTTCTGTACCTCGCCTGGAAGATCGCCCATGCGGCGCCCGTCGCGCCCGGCGCGGCGTCGGGCCGTCCGATGACGTTCCTGCAGGCCGCCGCCTTCCAGTGGGTCAATCCCAAGGCCTGGACCATGGCCGTCACCGCCACCACCGCCTATGCGCCAGGCCACACCGTCGCGGCCATGTGCATCGTGGCGCTGATCTTCGGCCTGGTGAACCTGCCCACCGTCAGCACCTGGACCTTCGCCGGCCAGCAGCTGTCCCGCTTTCTCACCAGCCCCAGGCGGCTGGGCATGTTCAACTGGACCATGGCCGGGCTGCTGGTAGCGTCGCTGATCCCCGTGATCACGCACTGA
- the accA gene encoding Acetyl-coenzyme A carboxylase carboxyl transferase subunit alpha, with protein sequence MTQYLDFEKPLAEIEGKAEELRALARTNEGMDVASEASALDTKAAAMLVDLYKDLSPWRKCQVARHPDRPHCRDYIDALFNEYTPLAGDRNFADDHAVMGGLARLDDRPVMVIGHEKGSDTKARIEHNFGMARPEGYRKAIRLMQMADKFGIPVVTLVDTPGAYPGKGAEERGQSEAIARSTETCLRIGVPLVSVIIGEGGSGGAVAFATANRVAMLQHSVYSVISPEGCASILWKDAEKMKEAAEALRLTAQDLMKLGVIDRIIDEPGGGAHRHPETAIASVGKAITAMLGEFQGQDRAEIVRDRRTKFLKMGDRGLAA encoded by the coding sequence ATGACGCAATACCTGGATTTCGAGAAACCGCTTGCCGAGATCGAAGGCAAGGCCGAAGAACTGCGCGCCCTGGCCCGCACCAACGAGGGCATGGATGTCGCGTCCGAAGCCTCGGCGCTGGACACCAAGGCGGCGGCGATGCTGGTGGACCTGTACAAGGATCTGTCGCCCTGGCGGAAATGCCAGGTCGCGCGCCATCCCGACCGGCCGCATTGCCGCGACTACATCGACGCCTTGTTCAATGAATACACGCCCCTGGCCGGGGACCGGAACTTTGCCGACGACCATGCCGTGATGGGCGGGTTGGCGCGCCTGGACGACCGGCCGGTGATGGTGATCGGGCACGAAAAGGGATCCGACACCAAGGCGCGGATCGAACACAACTTCGGCATGGCCCGCCCCGAAGGATACCGCAAGGCGATCCGGCTCATGCAGATGGCCGACAAGTTCGGCATTCCGGTGGTGACGCTCGTGGACACGCCCGGCGCCTACCCGGGCAAGGGCGCCGAGGAACGCGGCCAGTCCGAAGCCATCGCGCGGTCGACCGAAACCTGCCTGCGCATCGGTGTGCCGCTGGTCAGCGTGATCATCGGCGAAGGCGGGTCGGGCGGGGCGGTGGCCTTTGCCACGGCGAACCGCGTGGCCATGCTGCAGCATTCGGTCTACTCGGTGATCTCGCCCGAGGGCTGTGCGTCGATCCTGTGGAAGGACGCCGAGAAGATGAAGGAAGCGGCCGAGGCGCTGCGCCTGACCGCGCAGGACCTGATGAAGCTGGGCGTGATCGACCGGATCATCGACGAACCCGGTGGCGGCGCGCATCGTCACCCGGAAACGGCCATCGCGTCGGTCGGCAAGGCGATCACCGCGATGCTGGGCGAATTCCAAGGCCAGGACCGCGCCGAGATCGTCAGGGACCGTCGCACCAAGTTCCTGAAGATGGGTGACCGCGGCCTGGCGGCCTGA
- the mcbR_1 gene encoding HTH-type transcriptional regulator McbR, with protein sequence MKPTTRSTDVLPAAHDRVYRGLRTRIMHGDISPGQALTLRGIGKEFGVSMTPAREAVRRLVAEGALFLSSSGRVSTPELSNERIEELAALRALIEVELASRALPRAHIALIERLQTIDAAIAERIAQRDATGYIRTNLEFHRTLYLRAQAPAMLAMAETVWLQLGPTMHALYGKLRRTEPPRYHKLIVAALKAGDEPGLRLAVRSDVTQGLRLLAS encoded by the coding sequence ATGAAACCGACGACCCGCAGCACCGATGTCCTTCCCGCCGCTCATGACCGCGTGTACCGCGGCCTGCGCACCCGTATCATGCATGGCGATATCTCTCCCGGCCAGGCGCTGACCCTGCGCGGAATCGGCAAGGAATTCGGGGTGTCCATGACGCCCGCGCGCGAAGCGGTGCGCCGGCTGGTGGCCGAGGGCGCGCTGTTCCTGTCGTCCTCGGGCCGGGTATCGACGCCGGAACTGTCGAACGAACGAATCGAGGAACTGGCCGCCCTGCGCGCGCTGATCGAGGTTGAACTGGCGTCGCGCGCCCTGCCCCGCGCCCATATCGCGCTGATCGAACGGCTGCAGACCATCGACGCGGCCATCGCCGAACGCATCGCCCAGCGGGACGCCACCGGCTATATCCGCACCAACCTGGAATTCCACCGCACGCTGTACCTGCGCGCCCAGGCGCCGGCGATGCTGGCCATGGCGGAAACGGTCTGGCTGCAGCTGGGGCCGACGATGCACGCGCTTTACGGCAAGCTGCGCCGGACGGAACCGCCGCGGTATCACAAGCTGATCGTGGCCGCGCTGAAGGCCGGGGACGAACCCGGCCTGCGCCTGGCGGTGCGATCCGACGTCACCCAGGGGCTGCGGCTTCTGGCCAGCTGA